A single Gemmatimonadota bacterium DNA region contains:
- the ribE gene encoding 6,7-dimethyl-8-ribityllumazine synthase, with translation MTRTIEGSLENGGDDRIGIVAGRFNGFITESLLKGALDGLHRHGVEEDRIDVVWVPGAFEIPLVARKMAASGNYDAVICLGCVIRGATPHFDYVAGEAAGGIAAAARDTGVPVIFGVLTTENLEQAIERAGTKSGNRGWDAALAALEMADVMRRLCGPGGPGGPDGPGDPE, from the coding sequence GTGACGAGAACAATTGAAGGCAGCCTGGAGAACGGTGGAGACGACCGGATCGGCATCGTGGCCGGCCGTTTCAACGGGTTCATCACCGAGTCCCTGCTGAAGGGCGCACTGGACGGGCTTCACCGCCACGGGGTGGAGGAAGACCGGATCGACGTAGTCTGGGTGCCGGGCGCTTTCGAGATCCCGCTGGTGGCCCGGAAGATGGCGGCAAGCGGCAATTATGACGCCGTGATTTGCCTGGGATGCGTCATCCGGGGCGCCACACCCCACTTCGACTACGTGGCCGGGGAAGCGGCCGGCGGGATTGCCGCCGCGGCCCGGGACACCGGGGTGCCGGTGATCTTCGGCGTGCTGACCACGGAGAACCTCGAACAGGCCATCGAACGCGCGGGCACGAAGTCGGGCAACCGGGGCTGGGACGCCGCGCTGGCGGCCCTGGAAATGGCGGACGTGATGCGCAGGTTATGCGGACCGGGCGGTCCAGGCGGTCCCGACGGTCCAGGGGATCCGGAGTGA
- a CDS encoding metallophosphoesterase family protein, translating into MRYGILSDIHGNLEALDAVLEAMAGERIGHYLCLGDIVGYGASPNACLDRVSGLTTDVIAGNHDHAAIGKLDISSFNPYAAEAALWTRRQLTPDGRRYLGGMPYVWRNDDLFIVHASPARPEEWTYLTSPWQADEAFEAIPADLALCTLGHTHVPLIFEKRNAEDRSRQVPSSALELALDLASERSYIVNVGSVGQPRDGDPRAAYCVYDTEMKQIEIKRVAYDLETAQRKIRKAGLPDLLAERLEFGR; encoded by the coding sequence GTGCGATACGGCATTCTTTCCGACATACACGGGAACCTGGAAGCGCTGGATGCCGTACTCGAAGCGATGGCCGGTGAGCGTATCGGCCATTACCTTTGCCTGGGCGACATTGTGGGATACGGCGCCAGTCCCAATGCGTGCCTCGACCGCGTTTCCGGACTGACGACGGACGTGATCGCGGGCAATCACGACCATGCCGCGATCGGGAAGCTGGATATCTCCTCGTTCAACCCTTATGCGGCGGAAGCGGCACTTTGGACGCGGCGGCAGCTTACGCCCGACGGCCGGCGCTACCTGGGAGGGATGCCCTATGTCTGGCGGAACGATGATCTTTTCATCGTCCACGCGAGCCCGGCCCGTCCGGAGGAATGGACCTACCTGACTTCGCCCTGGCAGGCGGACGAAGCCTTCGAGGCGATTCCCGCCGATTTGGCGCTTTGCACACTGGGCCATACGCACGTGCCGTTGATATTCGAGAAGCGGAACGCGGAGGACCGCAGCAGGCAGGTCCCGTCGTCCGCCCTTGAACTCGCCCTTGATCTGGCATCAGAGCGCAGTTACATCGTGAACGTGGGCAGCGTGGGCCAGCCACGGGACGGGGATCCCCGGGCGGCGTACTGCGTATACGATACGGAGATGAAGCAGATCGAGATCAAGCGGGTTGCCTACGACCTGGAAACCGCGCAGCGGAAGATTCGCAAGGCCGGCCTGCCGGACCTGCTCGCGGAGCGGCTTGAATTCGGCCGGTGA
- the ribD gene encoding bifunctional diaminohydroxyphosphoribosylaminopyrimidine deaminase/5-amino-6-(5-phosphoribosylamino)uracil reductase RibD, with the protein MTKSDHDVEFMRRALDLAARGIGRTSPNPMVGSVVVRDGVVLGEGYYREYGGRHAEPQALEEAGSRAQGAALYVTLEPCCHQGNTPPCTDAIIASGIAHVHVAMADPDRRVSGKGIERLRATGMTVETGLLEADARELNEAYVRHRETGQPFVLLKLAQTLDGRIATRNGHSKWITGEAARNRVHLMRSRADAVLVGIDTVLADDPRLTVRHVDGRQPRRIVLDSRARTPLDARVLNGEAPATVCVAETAPADRVNRLKGTGAEVMVLPGGDGSIPIAPLKSALGKAGIVTLMVEGGSRVAASFLRERAVDRIACFVAPRILGAGIPSIADLALDDLSKAIQLNDTKVEQLDGDLLVTGTPGYA; encoded by the coding sequence ATGACGAAATCGGATCATGACGTGGAATTCATGCGCCGGGCGCTGGACCTCGCGGCGCGGGGAATAGGGCGTACCAGTCCCAATCCCATGGTGGGTTCCGTGGTCGTACGCGACGGCGTCGTCCTGGGCGAGGGGTACTACCGGGAATACGGCGGGCGGCATGCCGAGCCGCAGGCGCTCGAGGAAGCGGGCAGCCGCGCACAGGGGGCCGCTTTGTACGTTACCCTGGAGCCCTGCTGCCACCAGGGCAACACGCCGCCGTGCACGGACGCGATCATCGCATCGGGCATCGCCCACGTCCACGTCGCCATGGCCGACCCGGACCGGCGCGTGTCGGGCAAAGGGATCGAGCGGTTGCGTGCGACCGGCATGACCGTGGAGACGGGCCTGCTGGAAGCGGACGCGCGGGAACTGAACGAGGCCTACGTACGCCACCGGGAAACCGGCCAGCCCTTCGTGCTGCTCAAGCTCGCCCAGACGCTGGACGGACGCATCGCCACGCGGAACGGCCATTCGAAGTGGATCACCGGGGAGGCCGCGCGGAATCGGGTCCACCTGATGCGCAGCCGGGCGGACGCCGTACTCGTGGGCATCGACACCGTGCTGGCGGACGACCCGCGGCTCACGGTCCGGCACGTGGACGGCCGCCAGCCTCGTCGCATCGTGCTCGACAGCCGGGCCCGCACTCCGCTGGACGCTCGGGTATTGAACGGCGAAGCACCGGCGACGGTGTGCGTTGCGGAGACCGCGCCCGCGGATCGGGTTAACAGACTGAAAGGGACGGGCGCCGAGGTGATGGTATTACCTGGCGGGGATGGATCCATTCCTATAGCCCCACTCAAATCGGCGCTTGGAAAGGCCGGGATCGTGACCCTGATGGTAGAAGGCGGCAGCCGAGTGGCTGCTTCCTTCCTGCGGGAACGTGCCGTCGACCGGATCGCCTGCTTCGTCGCGCCACGCATACTGGGCGCGGGGATCCCATCGATCGCCGACCTGGCACTGGACGACCTTTCAAAGGCGATCCAGTTGAACGATACGAAAGTGGAGCAACTGGACGGCGATCTACTTGTCACGGGCACGCCGGGCTATGCCTGA
- a CDS encoding branched-chain amino acid transaminase, whose protein sequence is MATLPEAEYIWFNGQLVPWRDAKIHVLSHVVHYGSSFFEGMRCYKTNQGSAVFRLQEHVDRLFDSCKIYRVEIPYSNAEISEAVLETIRSNKHASCYVRPVVYRGYGLLSVDPLGCPVEVAIGTWDWGAYLGDDVMENGVDVCISSWTRPAPNTHPALSKAGGNYLNSQLIRMEAIENGYSEGIALNTDGLISEGSGENIFVVKEGRVITNSLAASVLGGITRNSVMTLAQDAGFEVVEQDIPREMLYIADEVFFVGSAVEVTPVRSIDRITVGGGSRGPVTKEIQDRFFAVTTGEGEDAHGWLTYV, encoded by the coding sequence ATGGCCACCCTGCCGGAGGCCGAATACATCTGGTTCAACGGGCAACTGGTACCCTGGCGAGACGCGAAGATCCACGTGCTTTCCCACGTGGTGCACTACGGTTCGAGTTTCTTCGAAGGCATGCGCTGCTACAAGACGAATCAAGGCTCCGCGGTGTTCCGGCTCCAGGAGCACGTGGACCGGCTCTTCGACTCCTGCAAGATCTACCGGGTGGAAATTCCCTACTCCAACGCGGAAATCAGCGAGGCCGTCCTGGAGACCATCCGTTCCAACAAGCACGCTTCCTGTTACGTCCGACCCGTCGTGTACCGCGGGTACGGCCTGCTGAGCGTCGATCCGCTGGGATGCCCCGTTGAAGTCGCCATCGGGACATGGGACTGGGGCGCCTATCTCGGCGACGACGTAATGGAGAACGGCGTGGACGTTTGCATTTCGTCCTGGACCCGTCCCGCACCGAATACCCACCCCGCCCTCTCAAAGGCCGGCGGTAACTACCTCAATTCCCAGTTGATCCGCATGGAGGCCATCGAGAACGGGTACAGCGAAGGCATTGCGCTGAACACCGACGGCCTGATCAGCGAGGGAAGCGGCGAGAACATCTTCGTCGTGAAGGAAGGCCGGGTCATCACGAACAGCCTGGCGGCCTCGGTCCTCGGCGGCATCACCCGCAACTCCGTCATGACGCTCGCCCAGGACGCCGGGTTCGAGGTCGTCGAACAGGACATCCCCCGGGAGATGCTCTACATCGCCGACGAGGTTTTCTTCGTGGGCAGCGCCGTGGAGGTGACGCCGGTCCGGTCCATCGACCGCATCACCGTGGGCGGCGGGTCACGCGGTCCGGTCACGAAGGAGATCCAGGACCGTTTCTTCGCGGTCACGACAGGCGAAGGCGAAGATGCCCACGGCTGGCTGACCTACGTGTGA
- a CDS encoding serine/threonine protein kinase, protein MSNTHRRILFNAHGRLGVIDLDGAGATAGTEVPRSVADSDMRVWYPNPDAPGMASWGWGPVFEDRRRIILSGYEPGKAWEGNVRVHLWIYDLEEDRLLEEIALENRPAPFMGCTHILPGEDRLVTNPIIDGKQRIWTMDLDGSDPREITGEEDGFVYCVQISPDGRRFAYHATMLDGRDSYCIFVSDLDGGNRVEVAGAQGHLYFGPMWSPDGQWLIYQDCHYPDDPGHDWADVCLGSPGSPVGPDGAIHRKVTTGQRQWFATSYGSPDSRGGGSNIAQWTPDGKRVTYTRAEPGSRTAWPYQAQRPDTDHFNRDYYPEDARGGTAICLLDPFSGEESEFIPYEPLVWNFRSAWSLDGSQFAFCRAEVGSPSAIWLVDADGGSARMLTDGYKHLGADHPVWVG, encoded by the coding sequence ATGAGTAACACGCACCGGCGAATACTCTTCAACGCTCACGGACGACTGGGTGTGATCGATCTGGATGGTGCCGGGGCCACGGCGGGCACGGAAGTCCCCCGGTCTGTGGCCGACTCGGACATGCGAGTCTGGTATCCGAATCCGGACGCTCCGGGCATGGCAAGCTGGGGCTGGGGACCCGTCTTCGAAGACCGCCGAAGGATCATTCTGTCCGGCTACGAACCCGGAAAAGCCTGGGAAGGCAACGTGCGGGTCCATCTCTGGATTTACGACCTGGAGGAAGACCGCTTGCTGGAGGAGATCGCCCTGGAGAACCGGCCCGCGCCGTTCATGGGATGCACCCATATCCTGCCGGGAGAGGACCGTCTCGTGACGAACCCGATCATCGACGGGAAACAGCGCATCTGGACCATGGACCTGGACGGATCCGATCCGCGTGAGATCACGGGCGAGGAGGACGGGTTTGTATACTGCGTGCAGATCAGCCCGGACGGACGCAGGTTCGCCTATCATGCGACCATGCTGGATGGCCGGGACAGCTACTGCATATTCGTGTCGGACCTGGATGGAGGAAACCGGGTGGAAGTCGCTGGGGCCCAAGGGCACCTGTACTTCGGTCCCATGTGGTCGCCGGACGGACAGTGGCTGATCTACCAGGACTGCCACTATCCCGATGATCCTGGGCACGACTGGGCCGATGTGTGTCTGGGGAGTCCAGGCTCTCCGGTCGGCCCCGACGGCGCGATCCACAGGAAAGTCACGACCGGCCAGCGCCAGTGGTTCGCCACGTCCTATGGCAGCCCGGACTCGCGGGGCGGCGGTTCCAACATCGCCCAGTGGACGCCGGACGGGAAAAGGGTCACCTACACCCGCGCGGAGCCTGGTTCCCGGACGGCCTGGCCGTACCAGGCGCAACGGCCGGACACAGACCATTTCAACCGGGATTACTACCCGGAAGACGCCCGCGGCGGCACCGCCATCTGCCTGCTCGATCCGTTTTCGGGAGAGGAATCGGAGTTCATCCCCTATGAACCCCTGGTCTGGAACTTCCGGTCCGCCTGGTCGCTCGACGGTTCGCAGTTCGCCTTCTGCCGCGCCGAGGTGGGATCACCGAGTGCCATCTGGCTGGTCGATGCCGACGGCGGCAGTGCACGGATGCTGACTGACGGATACAAACACCTGGGGGCGGATCACCCGGTGTGGGTGGGGTAG
- a CDS encoding bifunctional 3,4-dihydroxy-2-butanone-4-phosphate synthase/GTP cyclohydrolase II produces MSSPYCTIPEAVEEIKSGRILIVIDDEDRENEGDFIMAAERTTPAAINFMARYGRGLICLPTTRERLDELKVPAMVGEEVNTALHSTRFTVSVDAVNGTTSGISAADRAETVQVFVRQGSRPEDLARPGHIFPLQAFDGGVLRRAGHTEATVDLMKLAGLYPAGVLCEIMDDDGSMARLPRLVEIANEHDLKIITIKDLIEYRRRSEKLVKRVVTTTIPSRHGEFESHLYEDQLTGDHHVALVKGNVDGEPNVLVRVHSQCLTGDVFGSMRCDCGDQLQQALKRISDEGSGVLLYMRQEGRGIGLANKLRAYALQDQGHDTVEANLALGLPVDARDYGIGSQILADLGLTTIRIMTNNPSKRFGIEGYGLEVTERVPLQTFPNCYNVGYLKTKRGKLGHLLDLEEPPDDVGFDSLL; encoded by the coding sequence ATGTCGTCCCCCTATTGTACCATCCCGGAAGCAGTCGAGGAGATCAAGTCCGGGCGCATACTGATTGTCATCGACGACGAAGACCGCGAAAACGAAGGCGATTTCATCATGGCCGCCGAAAGAACTACTCCGGCGGCCATTAATTTCATGGCCCGGTACGGCCGTGGACTGATCTGCCTTCCGACCACGCGCGAACGCCTGGATGAGCTGAAAGTGCCCGCCATGGTCGGCGAAGAGGTCAACACGGCGTTGCACAGCACGCGCTTCACCGTATCCGTCGATGCCGTGAATGGTACGACGTCGGGCATCTCGGCGGCGGACCGCGCCGAGACGGTCCAGGTGTTCGTCCGCCAGGGAAGCAGGCCCGAGGACCTGGCGCGTCCGGGCCATATCTTTCCGCTGCAGGCCTTCGACGGCGGTGTGTTGCGCCGGGCCGGACACACCGAGGCCACGGTCGACCTGATGAAGCTGGCCGGCCTCTACCCCGCTGGCGTACTCTGCGAGATCATGGACGACGACGGGTCCATGGCCCGCCTGCCCCGGCTGGTCGAGATCGCGAACGAGCACGACCTGAAGATCATTACGATCAAGGACCTGATCGAGTATCGCCGGCGCAGTGAGAAACTCGTCAAGCGGGTGGTCACGACGACCATCCCCAGCAGGCACGGGGAATTCGAGTCCCACCTGTACGAGGACCAGCTGACCGGCGACCACCACGTCGCCCTGGTCAAGGGCAACGTGGACGGTGAGCCGAACGTGCTCGTACGCGTGCACTCCCAGTGCCTCACGGGGGACGTTTTCGGGTCCATGCGATGCGACTGCGGCGACCAGCTGCAGCAGGCGCTCAAGCGCATCAGCGACGAAGGCAGCGGCGTGCTCCTTTACATGCGCCAGGAGGGACGGGGCATCGGGCTGGCCAACAAGCTCAGGGCCTACGCCCTCCAGGACCAGGGTCATGACACGGTGGAAGCGAACCTGGCGCTGGGCCTGCCCGTGGACGCCCGCGATTACGGAATCGGTTCCCAGATCCTGGCGGACCTTGGACTGACCACGATCCGGATCATGACCAACAACCCGTCGAAACGGTTCGGGATCGAGGGGTACGGACTCGAGGTGACCGAACGCGTCCCGCTGCAGACTTTTCCGAACTGTTACAACGTGGGATATCTCAAGACCAAGCGTGGGAAGCTGGGCCACCTGCTCGACCTGGAAGAGCCACCGGACGACGTCGGATTCGACAGCCTGCTTTGA
- a CDS encoding DUF3187 family protein codes for MKKRMPNAARMPNAARMMHRAVFCGLLMLAFPAYPAFPQSPATGPFMQRDQFPVRMLFLGLRPETGDLLPRRSVQWAAQFDYANTYASTLPVGDTLIADDYYRAAPADEYRLFVDTESLRLSVDLDWRIASRLQVGMTLPFLKHGGGFLDGVVEGFHGAFNLSNGGREWAPQNDYGVFVVRDRRFWIRSVESAGFRPGDLVVRMKTPLNRGGGRVVMALAGALKLPTGSLETLTGSGGWDFQAALFATWRPDRPKRDMIFHANLAHSRLGRPTHGEGFPLRSITTLVLAFEYRTTGRLAALLQTQVNIGPFPSSRLGPLNRTAIEATAGVRYALSESLSLDAGLTENLSQYQNTPDVGLHVGIVWRAP; via the coding sequence ATGAAAAAGCGCATGCCGAACGCGGCCCGTATGCCGAACGCGGCCCGTATGATGCACCGGGCGGTTTTCTGCGGTCTGTTGATGCTTGCCTTCCCCGCGTATCCCGCCTTTCCCCAGTCCCCGGCCACCGGCCCCTTCATGCAGCGCGACCAGTTCCCCGTCAGAATGTTGTTCCTCGGACTGCGTCCCGAGACCGGGGACCTCCTGCCGCGGAGATCGGTCCAGTGGGCGGCGCAGTTCGACTACGCCAATACCTATGCGAGCACCCTTCCCGTGGGCGATACCCTGATCGCCGACGACTACTACCGGGCCGCGCCGGCAGACGAGTACCGGCTTTTCGTGGACACGGAGTCCCTGCGCCTGTCGGTGGATCTGGACTGGCGGATCGCGTCGAGGCTGCAGGTCGGCATGACGCTTCCTTTTCTGAAGCATGGCGGGGGTTTCCTGGACGGGGTGGTAGAGGGGTTCCACGGTGCGTTCAACCTGTCCAACGGGGGAAGGGAGTGGGCCCCCCAAAACGACTATGGCGTATTCGTCGTGCGGGACCGCCGTTTCTGGATCAGGAGCGTGGAGTCCGCCGGCTTTCGGCCCGGAGACCTCGTAGTGCGGATGAAGACGCCGTTGAACCGAGGTGGAGGGCGGGTCGTCATGGCTCTTGCCGGCGCCTTGAAGCTGCCCACGGGCAGCCTGGAAACGCTGACCGGAAGCGGGGGATGGGATTTCCAGGCGGCGTTATTCGCAACCTGGCGGCCGGACCGGCCGAAGCGGGATATGATCTTCCATGCCAACCTCGCCCACAGCCGGCTGGGGAGACCGACCCACGGCGAGGGATTCCCCCTGCGGTCCATCACGACGCTCGTGCTGGCCTTCGAATACCGGACCACGGGCCGGCTCGCGGCGTTGCTCCAGACGCAGGTCAACATCGGCCCCTTTCCCAGCAGCAGGCTGGGCCCCTTGAATCGCACGGCCATTGAGGCGACCGCCGGCGTGCGGTACGCCCTGTCGGAGTCGCTGTCGCTCGATGCCGGACTGACCGAAAACCTCAGCCAGTACCAGAACACCCCCGACGTGGGGCTTCATGTCGGGATCGTGTGGAGGGCGCCCTAG
- the nusB gene encoding transcription antitermination factor NusB, with the protein MNVRAGERRLGRELALQSLYLAEQTGGDPGKALPGLPGWPLASEHAQSFAEALIDRLLEHEEIVNGHITAVVRHWDRDRVARIDDCILRLGACELIAFLDIPTAVSINEAIELAKKYSTEQSGGFVNGVLDAVAARHLTAADQA; encoded by the coding sequence GTGAACGTACGCGCGGGGGAACGTCGCCTGGGCCGTGAACTGGCGCTGCAATCGCTTTATCTCGCCGAACAGACCGGGGGTGATCCCGGCAAGGCCCTTCCCGGACTGCCCGGGTGGCCCCTGGCGTCCGAGCACGCCCAAAGTTTCGCCGAGGCATTGATCGATCGGCTGTTGGAGCACGAAGAGATCGTGAACGGTCACATCACCGCAGTGGTGCGGCATTGGGACCGGGACCGCGTGGCCCGCATCGACGACTGCATCCTCCGGCTGGGCGCCTGCGAACTCATCGCTTTTCTTGATATTCCAACTGCGGTATCCATCAACGAAGCGATCGAACTGGCCAAGAAGTACAGCACGGAACAGTCCGGTGGGTTCGTCAACGGCGTCCTGGACGCCGTGGCCGCGAGACATCTCACGGCGGCGGACCAGGCCTGA
- a CDS encoding riboflavin synthase codes for MFTGIVETTGIVRSLDRTAGESTSGDDAGENTLGGNTVVDAGEAPGTGEQPAGEKVGPGEDASGLRLTVEAPSMAPDFEQGASVAVNGVCLTVVDTGGEAFSVELVPETVSRTTFGSLNVGHQVNLERPLRLSDRIDGHLVQGHVDGVGRIAAREERGNSLWYEVEIPDDLTPFVIEKGSIALDGISLTIAGLTGSLAAVSIIPHTASITTFGGRQIGDEVNIEVDMIGRYVASLLHAGGDTSHGTLPGSSPITESWLRERM; via the coding sequence ATGTTTACGGGTATTGTTGAAACCACGGGCATCGTCCGGTCGCTGGACCGGACTGCCGGCGAAAGCACGTCGGGCGATGACGCTGGCGAGAACACCTTGGGCGGCAACACGGTCGTGGACGCAGGCGAGGCCCCTGGTACGGGCGAGCAACCCGCCGGCGAAAAAGTTGGTCCTGGTGAGGACGCGAGCGGCCTCAGGCTGACCGTGGAAGCGCCGTCCATGGCGCCGGACTTCGAGCAGGGTGCCAGCGTCGCCGTCAACGGCGTCTGCCTGACCGTCGTGGACACCGGCGGCGAGGCGTTCTCCGTGGAACTCGTACCCGAAACGGTCTCCCGGACGACCTTCGGTAGTCTGAACGTCGGGCACCAGGTCAACCTGGAGCGGCCGCTGCGTCTTTCGGACCGTATTGACGGCCACTTGGTCCAGGGGCACGTGGACGGCGTGGGACGTATCGCGGCGCGGGAAGAACGGGGCAACAGTCTGTGGTACGAGGTGGAAATACCGGATGATCTGACGCCCTTCGTCATAGAGAAAGGGTCCATCGCACTGGATGGAATAAGCTTGACAATCGCCGGTCTGACGGGTAGTTTGGCCGCCGTATCGATCATCCCGCACACCGCGTCGATTACGACGTTCGGCGGCAGGCAGATCGGTGACGAGGTGAACATAGAAGTAGACATGATAGGCCGGTACGTCGCGTCCCTTTTGCATGCCGGCGGCGATACGAGCCACGGAACGCTACCAGGTTCGTCACCCATCACCGAATCCTGGTTGAGAGAACGCATGTAG